The DNA segment CCTGCCATAAGGTTGTCCCGGACACTCATGAGGGAGAAGAGACGTCGGCCTTCCGGCACCTGAATCAGTCCTGTCTCCACAACATTGTCAGGCGACAGCATGTGGGTGGCAGCCCCCATGAAACCGATGGACCCGGATTCCGGCTGCATGAGACCGGAAATGGTTTTGAGCAGGGTTGATTTTCCGGCACCGTTTCCGCCGATGATGGAGACTACTTCGCCTTCTTCAATTGAAATGGAGAGATCAAACAGCACTTGAACATCGCCGTAGGAGACATTGATATCGTTTACATCAAGCAGAGGCATAATCTTCTCCCAGATAGGCCTTGATAACATTTTTATCACGAGCGACCATTTCAGGTTCACCCTGACAGATCTTTTTCCCGAACTGGATAACCACGATTTCATCGGACAGAGCCATGATGGCGCGCATGATATGCTCGATGACAAAAATGGTCATGCCTTTGCTCTTCAGCTTCTGAATGATCTGGATAACTTCATCCACCTCTGTTGGGCGTAGTCCGGCCATGACTTCATCAAGCAGCAGCAGTTTGGGGTTGGTGGCCAGCGCCTTGGCTATTTCAAGGCATTTGCGATCAGCAATGGTCAAGGCTCCGGGCTTGAGGTCTTTCTTGTCACCCATGCCCAGCATGTCCAGTACATCGGCAGCTCTTGTTTCTGCCTTGTCTCTGTTATCCGTGGTGGCAAAAGCTCCGACCATGACATTCTCAAGGACGGTTTGTGAAGCAAACGGCTTGACGATCTGAAAGGTTCGTCCCATGCCTTTTTTGCACAAGTCCCACGGGT comes from the Pseudodesulfovibrio piezophilus C1TLV30 genome and includes:
- a CDS encoding ABC transporter ATP-binding protein, encoding MSLLEIKGLTKQFGGLVAVNDLSLSIDKGQILGLIGPNGAGKSTAFNCVAGVYAPTQGQIIFDGEDVTGQNPWDLCKKGMGRTFQIVKPFASQTVLENVMVGAFATTDNRDKAETRAADVLDMLGMGDKKDLKPGALTIADRKCLEIAKALATNPKLLLLDEVMAGLRPTEVDEVIQIIQKLKSKGMTIFVIEHIMRAIMALSDEIVVIQFGKKICQGEPEMVARDKNVIKAYLGEDYASA